A genomic segment from Chitinophagaceae bacterium encodes:
- a CDS encoding T9SS type A sorting domain-containing protein, translating into MGKNLRLIVITLLALNIYSANAQVSSYLFAQSNDSYVPIVANAGTTPADIFVSTWDDLQNATAITLPFPFIYNGTLHPTGTPVGIDTDAWIAFNPGTMTGNFAGGSWVSIGDQTGVYLYGTANNNGFSGFNGDLHHRIFTDIVGNLSSGSPIITNIAGAEFDDIRIGTRIEHANIPNGAVVRAFNTSTGTITMSANATANANNATLSPKSSIYFKTIGTSPNRQLVIQWTQIRRFGIGYENTDNFSFQMILNETSNSLQVRFGDCASSSATNLNLQVGLRGATSADFNARQSSTGWPGNIAATANNQHIVLNNTLAPSSGLTFTWYQCVTGPGNAGAISGSSPVCPNSNQTYTIPAVSGAAYYTWTYSGTGATFSATTSSPSNIFTYASNATNGTITVTPVNACGTGSGSTKPITLTVVSPASINYTSGPNFCPNHSPANVTFSGPAGGNYTATPSGLTLNATTGLVTPSSSTSGNYTVSYNYSSNGCPVNATANVNIKPNVQITSSATPATICGSGNAQLNALADGGSSYSVSPITHNLLTPSGSPTVIYNSYTDDGVSPAIPLPFTFNYYGQSITQLFACTNGFIQLQNSTGSSLTPQTLPDATDPNNIIALAWDDLVLDPDDHPGANMSWFVNGASPNRVMVVAFTTLRFLGLSASTVTGQIRLYENDNHIEVHVMTDDLGNNYSKTLGIENNTGTLAVTPPGHNNTGWNATTPEGWSFTTSNYTYSWSPATFLNNTSISNPLATAVNATTNYTITVTNTTSGCINSANVNVSYNNPNLTSTTPGSRCGSGTVVLSATGSGNALNWYNVSSGGTLLFSGASYTTPIISSTTNYWVAAADGSVNTKTIGAGALTADHSNNVNPFRYYFGARKIQYLIPASELIAAGLTAGQITTLALDVVTAANTYNGLAISLKNTATTTLTGAMEAGTTQVYGPINYTPVAGINNFAATGFSWDGTSNLLIQFCWGNNNTGGTSSTTVRYDNVSGYSAYRTEYYDNYTSATICALTTNSINSSTRPKFIITANNFCEGTRTMVTATISPSNTWLGVDNNWLNTANWCPGVPTNTTDVTIPNGVANYPIITTATPVVRSIIIQNAANVTINSGGRLRVYGNINNAGTLTNNGTLAMTGSATQGFPGPGNVPPMNILEINTNTAATTAQLTKAITIAGELKLTRGVFNLSSFDVTLQSVATGTASVSAIGANASIAYGAGRFNVERYIYSARKWRFLSIPTIQTQTIKQAWQENQNPGINGGPAGFGTMVGSYFANPTTLGFDFATLNGHDMKYWSNDASQTYIPVAQTSDAIATATGYMKFIRGDRSVGMGTAIPPTSTRLRTRGQLKTGLQTINFPALAINKFVAAGNPYASAIDMRNISRTNLSAMYYVWDPKLTNPVNGGNNGVGAFQLFTLQTSGPSNGNYTVFPGTGSYGPANNIDNNIESGAAFYLKTNAAGTSSISFNEASKTNGSRSVFRMGTMGEGAKLMNFLETFDDNAEPYILDAVMVDFGENYSNNVDGEDAIKFKNTGENLSIKKAIDELMLERHAGIIEADTIYLNMANMKVRNYRFNIKVENMNSAGLSAWMVDKFLQTQLPINLETGSQFNFNIENIAGSYATDRFMIVFKQATVVPLTFIDVAANWNNVNGIEINWVTENEMILSKYEVERSSDGLQFNAIYNQQPLNTGARATYLQKDELPLAGINYYRIKAYNADGSAIYSKIVKVLPKAMISSITVYPNPVVERNIFIKFQNQPVGKYKAELKAADGKLILSDVIIITEENCIKKLSIKKHLAQGAYFLRLSINEEVKADVKLIVK; encoded by the coding sequence ATGGGGAAAAATTTACGCCTTATTGTGATTACTTTATTGGCTTTAAACATTTATTCAGCCAATGCACAGGTTTCCAGTTATCTTTTTGCACAATCCAACGACAGCTATGTACCTATTGTAGCAAATGCAGGCACTACACCTGCAGATATTTTTGTTTCTACATGGGATGATTTGCAGAATGCAACTGCAATAACTTTGCCGTTTCCGTTTATTTACAATGGTACTTTACATCCAACGGGCACACCTGTAGGCATTGATACCGATGCCTGGATAGCTTTTAATCCCGGAACCATGACCGGTAATTTTGCTGGAGGCTCATGGGTTAGCATAGGAGACCAAACCGGCGTGTATTTATATGGTACTGCCAATAATAATGGTTTTTCAGGCTTTAATGGTGATTTGCACCACCGTATATTTACAGATATTGTGGGTAACCTTTCCAGCGGCAGCCCTATTATCACAAATATTGCCGGGGCAGAGTTTGATGATATAAGAATTGGTACCCGTATAGAACATGCAAATATTCCCAATGGAGCGGTAGTAAGAGCTTTTAATACCTCAACAGGAACCATAACGATGAGTGCAAATGCAACGGCAAATGCCAATAATGCAACTTTATCTCCGAAGTCAAGTATTTACTTTAAAACCATTGGAACCTCACCCAACAGGCAATTGGTAATACAATGGACGCAAATAAGGAGGTTTGGAATTGGATATGAAAATACTGATAATTTTAGCTTTCAAATGATTTTGAATGAAACTAGCAACAGCCTCCAGGTGAGGTTTGGTGATTGTGCTTCTTCTTCTGCAACCAATTTAAATTTACAGGTAGGTCTCAGGGGCGCAACCAGCGCCGATTTTAATGCAAGACAATCCTCCACAGGCTGGCCAGGCAATATTGCAGCAACAGCAAACAACCAGCACATTGTTTTAAATAATACACTTGCGCCTTCTTCCGGTTTAACTTTTACCTGGTATCAATGTGTTACTGGCCCGGGAAATGCAGGAGCAATAAGCGGCAGCAGCCCAGTATGCCCAAATTCCAATCAAACCTATACAATTCCGGCTGTTTCTGGTGCAGCTTATTACACCTGGACCTATTCGGGTACAGGCGCAACTTTCTCTGCTACTACATCTTCACCAAGCAATATTTTTACGTATGCATCAAATGCAACCAATGGCACTATAACCGTTACTCCTGTAAATGCATGTGGTACTGGATCAGGTTCAACTAAGCCCATAACATTAACCGTTGTTTCGCCCGCATCTATTAATTATACTTCAGGCCCAAATTTTTGTCCTAATCATTCCCCGGCAAATGTTACTTTTAGCGGGCCAGCAGGTGGTAATTATACCGCTACACCTTCGGGGCTTACGCTCAATGCTACTACCGGTTTAGTTACGCCATCTTCCAGCACTTCTGGTAATTATACCGTTTCCTATAATTATTCCAGTAATGGTTGCCCGGTAAATGCTACCGCCAATGTGAACATTAAGCCCAATGTTCAAATTACTTCATCAGCTACTCCTGCTACAATTTGTGGCTCAGGAAATGCACAATTAAATGCCCTTGCAGATGGTGGCAGTAGTTATTCTGTATCGCCAATTACACATAATTTGTTAACTCCTTCGGGCTCACCAACGGTTATTTACAATAGTTATACAGATGATGGTGTGTCTCCGGCAATACCTCTGCCTTTTACATTTAATTATTATGGCCAAAGCATCACACAATTGTTTGCGTGCACTAATGGTTTTATTCAACTACAAAATTCTACAGGTAGTTCCCTTACCCCGCAAACTTTGCCGGATGCTACTGACCCAAATAATATTATTGCGCTTGCATGGGATGATTTGGTGCTTGACCCTGACGACCATCCCGGTGCAAATATGAGTTGGTTTGTAAACGGCGCTTCACCAAACAGGGTAATGGTAGTTGCATTTACTACTTTAAGATTTTTAGGTCTATCAGCAAGTACAGTTACCGGGCAAATAAGGTTGTATGAAAACGACAACCATATTGAAGTGCATGTAATGACCGATGATTTAGGCAATAATTATTCTAAAACACTGGGTATAGAAAATAATACAGGAACTTTGGCAGTAACTCCTCCAGGCCATAATAATACCGGCTGGAATGCTACCACTCCCGAAGGATGGAGTTTCACAACATCTAATTATACTTACAGTTGGTCACCCGCAACTTTTTTAAATAATACCAGCATAAGTAATCCACTTGCAACAGCAGTAAATGCCACTACTAATTATACAATAACCGTAACCAATACCACTTCGGGCTGTATTAATTCCGCTAATGTAAATGTATCTTACAACAACCCAAACCTTACTTCCACAACGCCAGGTAGCCGTTGTGGTTCAGGCACAGTTGTGCTTAGCGCTACTGGTTCGGGTAATGCTTTAAACTGGTATAATGTTTCCTCTGGTGGAACTTTATTATTTTCCGGGGCAAGTTATACAACGCCAATTATTAGCAGCACTACTAATTACTGGGTTGCTGCTGCAGATGGGTCTGTAAATACCAAAACAATTGGCGCAGGCGCTTTAACCGCCGACCATTCCAATAATGTAAATCCATTCAGGTATTATTTTGGCGCCAGAAAAATACAATATTTAATACCCGCAAGCGAGCTTATTGCTGCAGGGTTAACAGCAGGGCAAATTACCACTTTAGCGCTGGATGTTGTTACTGCTGCCAATACTTATAATGGCCTTGCCATAAGTTTAAAAAATACAGCTACCACCACACTTACGGGTGCTATGGAAGCTGGAACAACACAGGTTTACGGGCCAATAAATTATACGCCTGTGGCAGGTATTAATAATTTTGCTGCTACAGGATTTTCATGGGATGGAACATCTAATTTGCTAATTCAATTTTGCTGGGGAAACAATAATACCGGCGGTACTTCAAGTACAACGGTACGTTATGATAATGTTAGCGGTTATTCTGCATACAGAACCGAATATTACGATAATTATACGTCTGCAACTATTTGTGCTCTTACAACCAACTCTATTAATTCAAGTACAAGGCCAAAATTTATTATCACTGCAAATAATTTTTGCGAAGGAACAAGAACAATGGTTACCGCAACCATTAGCCCAAGTAATACCTGGCTGGGTGTAGATAACAATTGGCTTAATACTGCAAACTGGTGCCCGGGTGTACCAACCAACACTACTGATGTTACCATTCCCAATGGTGTTGCTAACTACCCAATCATAACTACTGCTACACCTGTTGTAAGAAGTATCATTATACAAAACGCTGCCAATGTAACCATTAATTCAGGTGGCCGTTTGAGGGTTTATGGTAATATAAATAATGCCGGTACTTTAACAAATAATGGTACACTGGCAATGACAGGTTCAGCAACACAAGGTTTTCCCGGGCCTGGCAATGTGCCACCTATGAACATACTGGAAATAAATACCAATACTGCTGCCACTACTGCACAATTAACCAAAGCAATAACCATTGCCGGAGAATTAAAACTTACAAGAGGGGTTTTTAACCTGAGTAGTTTTGATGTTACCTTACAATCTGTTGCAACGGGCACTGCAAGCGTTTCAGCAATTGGCGCTAATGCATCTATTGCTTACGGCGCTGGCAGGTTTAATGTAGAACGTTATATTTATTCGGCACGCAAATGGCGCTTTTTAAGCATCCCTACCATTCAAACCCAAACTATAAAGCAAGCCTGGCAGGAAAATCAAAACCCCGGCATAAATGGCGGCCCTGCAGGTTTTGGAACAATGGTTGGCTCTTATTTTGCTAATCCCACAACGCTTGGTTTTGATTTTGCCACACTTAACGGGCACGATATGAAATACTGGAGCAACGATGCCAGCCAAACCTATATCCCTGTGGCACAAACCAGCGATGCAATTGCTACTGCAACCGGTTATATGAAATTTATAAGAGGCGACAGGAGTGTGGGAATGGGTACAGCAATACCGCCAACATCTACAAGGTTACGTACCCGTGGGCAGTTGAAAACCGGGTTACAAACCATCAATTTTCCTGCACTTGCCATTAATAAATTTGTTGCAGCTGGCAACCCCTATGCCTCAGCAATTGATATGCGGAATATTAGCCGAACCAATTTATCTGCCATGTATTATGTGTGGGACCCTAAGCTTACAAACCCGGTAAATGGAGGCAATAATGGAGTGGGCGCATTTCAATTATTTACTTTGCAAACAAGCGGGCCAAGCAATGGTAACTATACTGTTTTTCCGGGAACCGGAAGTTATGGCCCTGCAAATAACATAGATAATAATATTGAAAGCGGCGCAGCCTTCTATCTTAAAACAAATGCTGCCGGCACTTCGTCCATATCCTTTAATGAAGCTTCTAAAACCAATGGCAGCCGTTCTGTATTTAGGATGGGAACAATGGGTGAAGGGGCAAAACTTATGAACTTCCTGGAAACATTTGACGATAATGCAGAACCATATATACTCGATGCTGTAATGGTTGATTTTGGAGAAAACTACAGTAATAATGTGGATGGAGAAGATGCCATTAAATTTAAAAATACCGGGGAAAATTTATCTATTAAAAAAGCAATAGATGAGCTAATGCTTGAAAGACATGCGGGCATTATAGAGGCTGATACAATTTACCTTAACATGGCTAATATGAAAGTGAGGAATTACCGCTTCAACATAAAGGTAGAAAATATGAACTCAGCAGGTTTAAGTGCATGGATGGTAGATAAGTTTTTACAAACCCAACTACCCATTAATTTAGAAACCGGCAGCCAGTTTAATTTTAATATTGAAAATATTGCCGGCTCCTATGCAACTGACAGGTTTATGATTGTATTTAAACAGGCAACGGTAGTTCCGCTTACATTTATTGATGTAGCAGCAAACTGGAATAATGTCAATGGCATAGAAATAAACTGGGTTACTGAAAATGAAATGATACTTTCAAAATACGAAGTGGAGCGAAGCAGCGATGGCCTTCAGTTTAATGCAATTTACAACCAACAACCATTAAATACTGGAGCAAGAGCTACTTATTTGCAAAAAGATGAATTGCCACTTGCCGGCATCAACTATTACCGAATTAAGGCGTATAATGCAGATGGGTCGGCCATTTACAGTAAAATTGTAAAAGTGCTTCCAAAGGCAATGATCAGCAGCATTACGGTTTATCCCAATCCTGTGGTGGAAAGAAATATTTTTATTAAATTTCAAAACCAGCCAGTTGGAAAATATAAAGCAGAACTTAAAGCAGCCGATGGCAAATTAATTTTGAGTGATGTAATTATTATTACCGAAGAAAATTGTATTAAAAAACTAAGCATTAAAAAACATTTGGCACAAGGCGCTTATTTTTTACGGCTGAGCATAAACGAAGAAGTTAAAGCAGATGTTAAGCTGATAGTGAAATAG